A genomic window from Elaeis guineensis isolate ETL-2024a chromosome 3, EG11, whole genome shotgun sequence includes:
- the LOC114913984 gene encoding uncharacterized protein has product MVGHGNAIPLEVVGTMIEMADVAWSAVEYRRERKADAAEDEISHLKAENLRLRTVLADNVAVLQSIYKSPSVSKDCPPDLYARLIAAVDSSSFLTKLESLHQQSTDLPNGKLPSSEATGANLNAVEIMVDVDRGEPSWWVWVTHEIDPNCLEEVSGIDNESYVIISEENVVEGIAHFIARCILENPKSKVLTPEDLQKTVTRALGGIKDRSKWRNVWEAGRVIYTLSTWGIALAGLYRHRAILKAAAKGVGASTNLILKVL; this is encoded by the exons ATGGTGGGTCACGGGAATGCAATCCCACTGGAGGTGGTGGGGACGATGATCGAGATGGCGGACGTCGCGTGGAGCGCCGTCGAGTACCGCCGCGAGCGCAAGGCCGACGCGGCGGAGGACGAGATCTCCCACCTCAAGGCTGAGAACCTCCGCCTCCGGACCGTGCTCGCAGACAATGTTGCCGTCCTCCAGAGCATCTATAAATCCCCATCTGTCTCCAAAGACTGCCCTCCGGAC TTATATGCACGCCTTATCGCTGCAGTGGACAGCTCAAGCTTCCTGACCAAACTTGAATCACTTCATCAGCAGTCAACAGATTTACCAAATGGCAAACTCCCATCCAGTGAAGCCACAG ggGCAAATTTAAACGCTGTGGAAATTATGGTAGACGTTGATCGTGGAGAACCTAGTTGGTGGGTGTGGGTCACGCATGAAATCGACCCAAATTGCTTGGAGGAAGTCAGTGGAATTGATAATGAAAGTTATGTCATCATTAGTGAAGAGAATGTGGTTGAAGGAATTGCTCACTTCATAGCTCGATGCATCCTTGAAAACCCAAAATCTAAG GTTTTAACGCCGGAGGAtctacagaaaa CTGTGACAAGGGCTTTGGGTGGCATTAAAGATAGAAGCAAGTGGAGAAATGTTTGGGAGGCTGGAAGAGTCATTTACACCTTATCAACCTGGGGTATTGCTCTGGCAGG GTTATATAGACACCGGGCCATCTTGAAAGCTGCGGCAAAGGGTGTTGGTGCATCCACCAACCTTATCCTGAAGGTTCTCTAA